Proteins encoded in a region of the Phoenix dactylifera cultivar Barhee BC4 chromosome 3, palm_55x_up_171113_PBpolish2nd_filt_p, whole genome shotgun sequence genome:
- the LOC103703707 gene encoding blue-light photoreceptor PHR2-like, with protein MEPNPPSQTLETPVLQSQSPEDQQQQPLELTKTLPIASISLSLSLSLSSFLSPQLHSSTKKPSLSPFSHLKIPSQISSLSHLSLSSTSPKPSFKASTPSSIANSPLHSPSPLLRRRPADPSHSAGGRRCTVVWFRADLRVHDNEALNAASNDSLSLLPVYLFDPRDYGKSSSGFDKTGPYRATFLLQSVADLRRSLRARGSDLVVRIGRPETVLVEFARAVGADAVYAHREASHDEVRAEERVAKAMEEEGVEVKYFWGSTLYHMDDLPFELEQMPSNYGGFREKVQGVAVRKTIEALDQIKGLPSRGDVDPGEIPSLVDLGLKLAPTMSQDGKPAPNASLVGGETEALERLKKFADECRAQPKRGDSTRDSIYGANFSCKISPWVAIGCLSPRFMYEEMKKTATRVISASSTPKTGAAADNGMNWLMFELLWRDFFRFITKKYSSPTKKIEAEPATACTGALV; from the exons ATGGAGCCCAACCCCCCATCCCAAACCCTTGAAACGCCTGTCCTCCAGTCCCAATCCCCAGAAGACCAACAGCAACAGCCTCTAGAGCTCACCAAGACCCTCCCCATTGCCTCtatttccctctccctctccctctccctctcctccttcctctcccctcAACTCCACTCCTCCACCAAGaaaccctccctctcccccttctcccaccTCAAAATCCCCTCCcagatctcctccctctcccacctctccctctcttccactTCCCCCAAACCCTCCTTCAAAGCCTCCACCCCCTCCAGCATCGCCAACTCCCCCCTCCattccccctcccccctcctccgccgccgccccgcCGACCCTTCCCACTCCGCCGGCGGCCGCCGCTGCACCGTCGTCTGGTTCCGCGCCGATCTCCGCGTTCACGACAACGAGGCCCTCAACGCCGCCTCCAATgactccctctccctcctccccgTCTACCTCTTCGACCCCCGCGACTACGGCAAGTCCTCCTCCGGCTTCGACAAGACCGGCCCCTACCGCGCCACCTTCCTCCTCCAGTCCGTCGCAGATCTCCGCCGCAGCCTCCGCGCCCGCGGCTCCGACCTCGTCGTTCGGATCGGCCGCCCGGAGACCGTCCTGGTGGAGTTTGCCCGCGCTGTCGGCGCCGACGCCGTGTATGCCCACCGGGAGGCGTCGCATGACGAGGTGCGGGCGGAGGAGCGGGTGGCGAAGGcgatggaggaggagggggtGGAGGTGAAGTACTTCTGGGGGAGCACGCTGTACCATATGGATGACTTGCCGTTCGAGTTGGAGCAGATGCCGTCGAATTACGGGGGATTCAGGGAGAAGGTGCAGGGGGTGGCGGTGAGGAAGACGATCGAGGCGCTGGACCAGATTAAGGGGCTGCCGTCGAGAGGTGATGTCGATCCTGGGGAGATTCCGAGCTTGGTCGACCTGGGGCTCAAGCTGGCGCCGACCATGTCTCAG GATGGGAAACCTGCCCCAAATGCTTCACTTGTGGGTGGCGAGACTGAAGCATTAGAGAGACTGAAAAAGTTTGCAGATGAATGCCGTGCCCAACCAAAGAGAGGGGATAGTACTCGGGATAGTATCTATGGTGCTAATTTCTCCTGCAAAATCTCACCATGGGTAGCGATTGGATGCCTTTCTCCACGTTTCATGTACGAGGAGATGAAAAAGACTGCAACAAG AGTAATATCTGCCTCCTCAACTCCAAAGACTGGTGCTGCAGCAGATAATGGAATGAACTGGCTAATGTTTGAATTATTATGGAGGGATTTCTTCAG GTTCATCACTAAGAAATACAGCTCCCCCACAAAAAAGATTGAAGCTGAGCCAGCTACAGCCTGCACCGGTGCTCTTGTTTGA